One window of Trifolium pratense cultivar HEN17-A07 linkage group LG5, ARS_RC_1.1, whole genome shotgun sequence genomic DNA carries:
- the LOC123886114 gene encoding guanine nucleotide-binding protein subunit gamma 3-like, whose product MVTNPTREPSSNSLSLSLPSPKAPPEYPDLYGKRREMARIQMLEREISFLEEELKSSEGFQPASKCCIEIADFVMANSDPLLPTSKKNRRSCRLWKWLCRMRCLNLSWNCCWCCDCFSACCHCKPSHCKCSTCLPSINCSLKNWCCCHDKKSLCCKECCGCKTCCCILPGCKSYDCKCSCICPCFLKVLPGGCCTKC is encoded by the exons atgGTTACTAATCCAACAAGAGAACCTTCTTCtaattctctttctctttcactTCCTTCTCCTAAAGCTCCACCAGAGTACCCTGATTTGTATGGAAAGCGCCGCGAAATGGCAAGAATTCAAATGCTTGAAAGAGAGATAAGTTTTCTTGAG GAAGAGTTAAAATCTTCTGAAGGTTTTCAGCCAGCTTCAAAATGCTGCATAGA GATAGCTGATTTTGTGATGGCGAATTCAGATCCTCTGTTACCAAC AAGCAAGAAGAACCGAAGGTCGTGTCGCTTGTGGAAGTGGCTATg TCGGATGCGGTGTTTGAACTTATCTTGGAACTGCTGTTGGTGTTGCGATTGCTTCTCCGCTTGTTGCCACTGCAAACCAAGCCATTGCAAATGTAGTACTTGTCTTCCATCTATCAATTGCTCCTTAAAAAATTGGTGTTGTTGCCATGATAAAAAATCACTATGTTGTAAAGAGTGTTGTGGTTGCAAAACCTGTTGTTGTATTCTCCCAGGCTGCAAAAGCTATGATTGCAAATGCTCTTGCATTTGTCCATGTTTTCTAAAGGTTCTCCCCGGTGgatgttgtacaaaatgttaa
- the LOC123886116 gene encoding secreted RxLR effector protein 161-like has translation MASSDKQEIQQLKEKLNIEFEMKDLHNAKMILGIDILRDRRKGELFLSQHDYLKKVVERFRMTDSNVVNTPLGHHSKLSIKQCPQSENERKKMESTPYASGVGSIMYDMVCSRPDLSYAISVVSRFMANPRQVHWQALKWVLRYLNGSLKGGLKYTRTDPGRDAFDGYMDAYYAGNIDTRKSLSGFVFTLFGTTVTWKANQQSVVALSTTQAEYIALIEEVKEAIWLKGMIGEMD, from the coding sequence ATGGCAAGTTCTGACAAGCAAGAGATTCAACAACTCAAGGAGAAACTAAATattgaatttgagatgaaggatcttCACAATGCGAAGATGATACTTGGTATAGATATCTTGAGAGACCGGAGGAAAGGTGAATTATTCTTATCTCAGcatgattatttgaagaaagtggtggagcggTTTAGAATGACAGATTCTAACGTAGTGAATACACCACTTGGTCACCATTCAAAGTTGTCAATAAAACAATGTCCTCAATCCGAgaatgagagaaagaagatggagAGTACTCCCTATGCAAGTGGGGTTGGAAGCATCATGTATGACATGGTTTGTAGTAGACCGGATTTATCCTATGCAATAAGTGTTGTAAGTCGGTTTATGGCAAATCCGCGCCAAGTTCATTGGCAAGCTTTGAAGTGGGTTCTGAGGTATTTGAATGGTTCCTTGAAGGGTGGTCTGAAGTATACAAGAACTGATCCAGGAAGAGATGCTTTTGATGGATATATGGATGCATATTATGCAGGTAATATAGACACTAGAAAATCCTTGTCGGGTTTTGTGTTTACATTGTTCGGTACAACGGTAACGTGGAAGGCCAATCAACAATCTGTTGTAGCCTTGTCAACAACTCAAGCAGAATACATAGCCCTTATTGAAGAGGTCAAGGAAGCCATATGGCTGAAGGGTATGATTGGAGAAATGGATTAG